From the Leptospira andrefontaineae genome, the window ATCGTTTTACCATTTCATTAAATTCATTTCGTCTACGAAACTTGTCTTTTTCTTTCTGTGAATTGCAACCACTAAGGCAAGACCGATCGCAGCTTCCACTGCCGCGATTGCCATCACGAAAAATACCACCACTTCTCCTTGGACCTGATGAAGTGATTTCGAAAAAACGACAAATACCAAATTTACGGAGTTCAACATGAGTTCTATACTCATAAAGATGACTACCGCACTTCTTCTGAATAAAACACCTGCCACACCGATGGAAAAAATAATGCAGGCAAGGATCAGCAGATATTCCACGGGGATTCCCGCAAGAGTTGGTTTCAGAATTCCCGGATTCATGGCTCCCCTTCTTCTGTTTTTTTACCTAAATTCTTTTTCCCTAATATAACTGCACCTAGTACGGCGGCTAAAAGTAATATGGAAACGATTTCAAAAGGAAGAAGATAATCCAAGAACATGGAACTTCCTACTACAGCAGTATTTCCTTCTGCGATCACACCCGCTTTTCCTTCTGCCGATTTGGATAATGTATATTCGTAAGAACCTGACTCAGAATATCCAGTAGGGGAAGAATCCGTGTTCGGAATACCTTCCCTCACGGAATGAATAAGCACAACTGCAAGCAACACAACCACGGAAAGAACCAGGACTTTTTTGATCGGATGATTCCAAAGTTTCGCAATCCCTTCGTCATGCAAAGAAAGAAGCATCAAAACGAAAACTACAAGCACCATAATAGCACCTGCATAGACCAAAACCTGCATGGTAGCCACGAAAACGGAACCTATGACCGCATAAATTCCGGCTAACGCGAAAAAGGAAAGTACAAGTAAAACTGCTGAGCTGATCGGATTCGGATGAAATACGACTCCTAAGGCCCCGGCAACCAATACTCCACTAAATATAAAAAAGAGCAGAAGCTGAGGATTATCGAATATTCCTACCATTTCCAGAAACCGTCCAAACCAACGTAAACGCTCGCGATCAGAATATTCGCCACTGCCCAAGGGATCATTTTTTTCCAGCCAATTGTCATTAGCTGATCGTATCTGAATCTAGGTAGGGTCCATCTCACCCACATGAATAAAAATGCGAAGAATAAAACCTTAACGGTAAAGAAACCGAGTCCTGCCCATGCCTGCCAAATAGAACCGCTTAACAAGCCGAAAGGAAGATGATATCCTCCAAAGAACAGAATGGTGACCACACAACTCATAGTGATCATATTCATGTATTCCGCAATGAAGAATAACGCAAATTTAAACGCACCGTATTCCGTATGGAAGCCTACTACTAATTCGGATTCCGCTTCTGCCAAATCGAAAGGAAGTCGATTTGTCTCCGCAAACATTGCTACTACGAAAACTGAAAATGCGATAAAACCCGGAAGTTTGAAGATATTCCAAAGACCTACTTGCGCATCATTGATATCGGTGAGCTTTAAAGATCCGGTCAAGATCACGATAGCCGCAACAGAAAGACCGAGAGGTAACTCATAACTGATCATCTGAGCCGTAGCACGGATCCCACCGATCAAAGAATATTTATTATTACTGGACCAACCTGCTAAGATAATTCCGTAAACGGAAAGACTGGAAATAGCAAATAAAAACAAGATCCCAGTATCAGGATTTGCGATCTGAAGATCCAAATATGGAGAACCGATCTCTTTCGCAAGCCATTCAGGTAACATCACGGTCCCACCCAAAGGAACTACAGCCCAAGCCATGATCGCACAAGTCATAGAGATCGCAGGCGCGATCAGATACATGACCCTGTTCACATTCTGAGGGAAGATCTCTTCTTTTGTTAAGAATTTGATCCCATCGGCCAATGGTTGTAATAAACCCAGAGGACCAGCGCGATTCGGGCCTTTTCTGTCCTGGATAAACCCAGCTACTTTACGTTCTGCTAATGTATAGTAGGCACAAGCAGTGATGAACACCAAGAAAAAAAGTGCACTTTTCAATAACCAGAGTAGAACAATATTCCAATCCATGGTTCAGACTCCCGTCTGTGCAGGAATTTGTTCTTCTTTGCCTGCTTTGTCTTTTAATCTGGCTTCGAATTCATGTTTGAACTTTAAGATAGTAGGTCGAACCGCTCCCACACATGCGTCGGAAAGAGGACAGATAGTAGTTCCACCTTCCATGTTTCGAGCTAAAGAAAGAATTAGATCCAAGTCCGCACTTGTTCCCTCTCCTTCTCTGATCTTGTGCAGTAGGTCCCTCACCCAATGAGTACCTTCTCTGCAAGGAGTACATTGACCGCAGGATTCATGAGCGTAGAATCTTGCAAATCTGTAAGTGGTTTCCACCAAGTCAGTGCCTTCTCCGATGACAATTACCGCACCGGAACCAAGCATTGTCTTATGAGCCGCCATGGATTCGAAATCCATATTTGCGGTTTTACATTCTTCTGCAGTTAGAATAGGAACAGAAGAACCGCCTGGGATCACCGCTTTTAACGGAACATCGTCCAACATTCCGCCACAAAGATCATTCACTAATTCTAATAAAGGAGTTCCTAATTCTATCTCGTATACTCCAGGTCTTTTTACATGACCGGAAACGGAGAATAAACGAGTGCCAGGAGATTTTTCAGTACCTATCTTAGAATACCAATCTGCACCCTTGTCCAAAATATGTGGAACTGTGGAAAAAGTTTCCACGTTATTCACCACTGTAGGACAACGATATAGACCTGAAACAGCGGGGAATGGAGGTTTTAATCTTGGGTGGCCCCTACGACCTTCCAAAGAATTGATGAGAGCGGTCTCTTCTCCACAGATATAAGCACCTGCTCCTGCGTATAATACCAGATCAAAATCAAATCCGCTGCCTAGGATATTTTTTCCCAGGTATCCTTTTGCGTAGGCCTCGTCGATTGCCTTTTGCATGGAGTCGATCCCTTTATTGAACTCTCCACGGATATAAAAAAATCCTTTGTTTGCGCCGATGGCTTTTGCACCGATTACCATTCCCTCGATGATCTGGTGAGGAAGGTTCTCGATCAGTTTACGATCTTTGAATGTTCCGGGCTCTCCCTCGTCCGCATTACAGATCAAATATTTGGGTTTTGGAATATCCTTAGGAATAAAAGACCATTTCAGTCCCGTAGGGAAACCTGCTCCCCCTCTTCCTCTTAAACCCGATTTTTTAACGATCTCAATAATTTCTTCCGGCGCGATAGACAAAGCCTTTTTCATCCCGTCATAACCGTGAACTGATTCGTAAAATTCCAATTCGTTGGAACGGGGATCGTCTATAAATTTAGTGAGGATTTTCATTTCTGCCATAACGTTTCCCCTTAGGTCAAATCCTTCAGGATCTCATCCATTTTTTCGAACGTTAGATTTTCATAATATGCATCATTGATCTGGACCATAGGAGCGTATCCGCATGCACCCAGACATTCCACTTCTTCCAAAGTGAATTTTTTATCTGGGGTTGTTTCTCCGAGTTCGATTCCCAAACGAGAGCAAATATGTTTTTCGAGTTTATCATTCCCTCTCATATAACAAGAAGAAGTTCCGCAAATCTGGATATGATACTTGCCCACGGGTTTTTTATTGTATAAGGTATAGAATGTTGCGACCCCATACACTTGAGCGAGAGAAATTGGAGAACCGATCTTATCGGCAAGTGCCTCCATTCCTTCTCTATCCACAAAACCTCGTTCTTTTTGCAGGAGATACAACCCCGGGAGGATCACACTCCTTTTATCCGGGAACATCTCCAATAGTTTGTCTAGTCTTGCAACCGATTGGGAAGAAAATTGATAACTCATCAGCAGTCCAACTCCCCTGCGATCACATTCATAGAACTCATTGTAGCGACCGTATCCGCAAGAAGTGAACCTTTAACTAATTCAGGGAAAGATTGATAAAACCAGAAACATGGCCTACGAACATGCACTCTCCAAGGAGATTTCTCCCCTTCGGAAACGATATAAAATCCGAGCTCGCCGTTAGCTGCCTCGGTTGCCATATAATATTCTCCCTTAGGAACTTTGATACCATGCATGATCAATTTGAAATGGTAGATCAACTCTTCCATATTCTTATAAACCTTACTCTTATCAGGAAGATAAATATGAGGAATATCAGCATGATGAGCACCGGTTGGAAGACCATTGATTAACTGCTCTACAATTCGAAGAGATTGTCTCATCTCTTCCATACGAACAAGAGTCCTATGAAGAACCGAACCGTCCTCTCCCACGGGAATATCAAAATCCACCTTATCATAGAACATATAAGGATCATCCTTACGAATATCCCAAGGAACTCCTGCGGCTCTTAAGTTAGGACCGGAATAACCGTAAGAGATAGCATCTTCTGCGGAGATACCTCCCACACCTTCCGTTCTATCCATAAAGATCCTATTATTTACTAATAAAGATTGGAACTCTTCTATCGCAGGACGAAGACCTTTGATAATTGTCTTCACATCCTTTTCGAATTCAGGATAAATATCTTTTTCGAGTCCACCAACTCTGCAGAATGTAGTGGTAAGTCTTGCACCTGTAAGTTTTTCCAGAACCTGATAGATATTCTCTCTATGATGGAATAAATGTAACATCCCGGAGAATGCACCAAGATCCACACCCAGGATCCCATTGCAGATAATATGATCCATCACACGAGAAAGTTCGGACACGATCATTCGAACGTAAGTCACCTTATCCGGAACTTCTATTTGGAGCATTTTTTCTACAGCAAGTATCCATCCGATATTATTCAAAGGAGTGGATACGTAATTCATTCTGTCCGTGCAGACTAAGAATTGATTATAAGTATAACGTTCTCCTAATTTTTCGAAACTGCGATGCACATAACCAATCACAGATTCTGCATCCACCACTCTTTCTCCATCTAGTTGGATCACATTCTGTAAGATCCCATGAGTAGAAGGGTGAGAAGGTCCCAGGTTGACGAGCAGATGTCCTTCCGGGAGTTTTTTCTGTTTGAGACTGAAATGTTCCGCGGTTTTTTCATACATCGCTGTCATCTTAAGCCTCCATATCTTCTTTTAAGTGGATGGTGAGAAGGTCTTCTACCAGATAATCCTGACCGAAACCTTCTAGAGGATAATCTTTTCTTAATGGATGGCCTTGGAAATTATCAGGCATGATAAGGCGATCCATTCTAGGATGGCCCGCAAAACGAATGCCAAATAGATCGTAAACTTCTCTCTCCGGCCAATTCGCACCCTTAAAAATACTTATGATACTTGGGACTTGTTCATCTTCTTCCAATGCTACGCGAAATTGTACTCTTGTGGAGGATTTGTTTCCGGAGCGGAGAAGGTAGCAAACTTCGAATCTTGGAGTTTTTTTACCCAACCAATCGATTGCAGTCAGATCATTCAGATAATTCAGTTCAATCCCAGGCGCTGTTTTTAAAGCGGAAAGAACAGTAGCAATTCCTTCCGGTTTTAAGAAGAATGTAGGAAGATTGGTAAGTATTTCTTCTTCCTTGGAGATAAAATGAGGGAATTTGTCTTTTAGGAAACTCTGGATTGTTTCTTTCATTGGACGACCAGGGGTTTGTTTCTTTCGTTCATTTCCCGGATCTTATCCATTACTTCCTGTCTTCTGGCTTCTAGCCCCTGAGTTTTTACTTTTTCCTGAAGTTTGATTACAGCATCCAAAAGTGCTTCCGGTCTAGGAGGACAACCCGGAACATAAAGATCCACAGGTAGTATCCTATCAATTCCCTGCAAAACTGAGTATGCATGGAACATTCCACCGGAAGAAGCGCAGGCTCCGTAACTGATCACAAACTTTGGTTCGGCCAATTGGTCGTAAATTTCACGAAGCACCGGAGCCATTTTATAAGTGATGGTTCCGAGAACGAGGATCATGTCTGCTTGCCTAGGAGAGAAAGAAGGTCTTTCTGCTCCGAACCTAGCGATATCATAATCCGCACAGGCAGTACTCATATATTCTATCCCGCAACATGCAGTCGCAAAAGGATAAGGCCATAAGGAGTAACTTCTTCCCCAATTGATTACGGAATCAACCGTAGCGATCTGAAAAGAATCTCCGTAAGACGATCCGGGTTGAGCGAGTTGTTCGTTTAATCCCATTCTAAGGCCCCCTTCTTCCGAATATAATACAGTCCAACCACGAGGGTGAAAATAAAAACAAACATCTCTATTAGAAGAAAATTCCCGAGTCCCGCCTCTTTGAATGATTTTAAATTCACGGCGTAAGGAAAAAGGAAGATCGCTTCTATATCAAAAAGTATAAAGAGAACGGCGACCAAGTAAAACTTGATATTAAACAATCCCTTTGCATCCCCATAATACGGTACCCCGCACTCGAAAGTGTCATGAGGTTTGGATTTTTTTTTGGGGTTTAGAAGGAACGCGAGTCCGAGTATGAGAGCGGAGAATCCTACTCCCAAGAGGAATTGAATCAGCAGGGGGCCTAAATGGTCCGGCGAACTTCCCATATCTAACTTCTATCAAACGTGATTACTCGTCTATGTCAATCTAAAATCCCGAAAGGGGCCTTTACAAGAGGTCGGAAGACCGGATTCTATCATTTTCGAATTTTACAATTTTCCTTTTTTCGAAATGAGAACGTTTTTCAATACCACAACAAAAAGCAGAACGAACGTTCTATTCTCGTAAAATAACTTTAAGTTTTCGTAAAGTCCTCAACTAAAGAAAATAGCAAGGAATTTCACGCCAAGCCGCTAAGGAAAGAAGGAATCCAAACAGAATCCGACAAATTAATACCGGACCTTCTAAGCTTTGCGCCTTCGCGTGAAAAATAGAAATTTTACAGGTAAACTTTTGCCAAAAACTTTGGGATACGAACAGAACAGTCGTTCTGGTTTTGCATAAAAAGTTGGTGACAAAACTATTTAATACCTTAGGCTATTGGACATATAGAACCGGCATTGACAGGGACAAAATCAAATGGCTAAACTCGTACTCTCCAGCTTCGCAGAACTACAGGCATACGAAGGAAAAGAACTAGGCGTATCCGACGCTCACGAAATCACCCAGGCACAAATCGATACATTCGCAAACGCAACCCTGGACCACCAATGGATCCATACAGATCCGGCAAGAGCCGCTAAAGAATCTCCTTTCGGGACTACAATCGCTCACGGTTATCTTACACTTTCTATGGCTCCTTATCTTTTAAGCCAAATCTTAGAACTAAGAAACATCAAAATGGGAATCAACTACGGAATGGAAAAACTCCGCTTTTTGGATCCTGTGAAGGTGGGTTCCAAACTCAAACTTAGAGCAGAACTGGTAGAACTGAAGGACCTGAGAGGGACCGCAAGAATGACCTTAAAACTTAGCTTCGAAGTAGAAGGTGCTGCAAAACCTGCTGCTATCGGCGAAGTAATCTATCTCTACCAATTCGCCTGATAGGCAAGGTATTCTAAGATGAATCCTCGTACGATTATTTATCTGATTTCTAGGATCAGGGACGAATTCCATAGACGTCTGAATTCGGAACTGAAGGACAAGGGCCTCGGGCAACTAACCACTACCCATGCGGATATTCTATTCGCTCTTGCAATGTCCAAAAGAGTTCCGATGCAGGATATCGCTCGGATGATAGACAGGGACAAATCCACTCTAACTGCTCTTGTGGATAAACTGCAAGATCTAGGTTATGTGGAAAGGGTGAGAGATACTCAAGACCAAAGGGTGGTTAATCTCCAACTTACCCGCAAGGCTTACTCTATCCGACCTGTGATGCTTGGGATCTCCAGATCTTTGCTTGCAGGTCTTTATAAAGGTTTTACTGAACCGGAAAAAAAAGATCTTGTCCGGCTTTTAGATAAACTTTATAAAAATCTAAAGTAGTTATTCTTATAACCCGGTCAAGAATTCAGTCTCAATACTTTTGAGTATTGCTTCTTCTTCCGGGTTTCTGATCCCTTTTTCCCCTTTTTGTCTGCGACCGGGAGTCCAAGGACGGATCATATTCCTGTAATTATGGAGTAATTTTCCGATCTTCTCCTTCTCCGCTTCTTTTAATTTTCTGAAATCAGGCACGAGAAGAGAATTCAGATCTCCTGGTTCTACTTTTCGTAACCCTTGAGCGTATTCTCTAGTTCTAGATTCCAGCTCTTTGCGAACATAAGGAGTGATCAGATACGCAAATAAATATTCTTCGAAATGGGCATACTCAGGTTTTGCGGAAAATCCATGAAAGCAGGTGAGATGAACTGCGGGGCTTTGATTGAACACGAACCGAACTTCTTCCCTATGAAAAGAAGTAGCTAAGATCCTGCAAGGCCCTCTATTCTCCTGAGAATGCCAAGGTTTTCTTTTAGAAGGAAGAAAACGTTTAGGCACACCTCGTTTGATCCCTTCTTCCAGATATTTGTTAATACCTTTTTGCTCATCATTATTCGGAACTTCTTTTGCGTCTAAAAGCCAAACCTTGGCTCCTTGAGACTTCAAAGTATTCCAATCATCTCCGGTAAAAAATGGAGAAAGTGCGTATTGAGCTTTCGGAATAGAAGACCTGAGATAGTTTCGAGGGATAGATAAGTTCGAAGCGTCTTTATCGGATAAAAGAAAATATCCGTTGTCCCCTGTCGCGATTCCTCTCCTAAAACTTCCGAATTCCTTGATAGGGACCCATCCTTGGCGATTATCTTCGGACATAGTCACATAATTATTGTTAGGTGAATTTTTATCATCATTTTTTATATTTTGTACCGGCTCCGAGTCGTCGCTCAATAATCTAGTCCACTTTGCTTCAGCATCGGGACGAATTTTTCTCCAGACCATCTCGGAAAGCTCTATACTTTCTCCTTTAATGAATGATGAGGTCCTTGACCAAAAAAAACCTTCTTCGTTCGTTCTTGAATTTTCCAAGAACAGTATACAAGAAGAAGTCACAGCTCCAGTGAACAAGGACCAGGAAGAATCTAAGATAAGTATACGACGAAGGTATCCTGATTGAATGATCGCTTTTTTTATCGGAACTCCGTATCCTGCATTCAAGAATTCGTAAGGAACAAGTATGGAAGCCCTTCCTTCAGGCCCTAAAAGCCTTAGTATACGAAGTAGGAAGAATACATACAAGTTCGCTGTCCCAGGAATCTCCTCGTTGATGTCCTCCGCGAATTGACGGATCAATTTTTTTCCATGTTTGGAATGGCTGAGACGAAGATAAGGAGGATTACAGAGTATGATATCGTAGTTTTCTTTCTTTTCATTTTGTAGGAAGTCCCCTAACACCAAATGAAAACGATTTTTGGAGATCCCCGCCTTCTCCAAGTTTTGTATACACTTCTCGTGTAGTATCGGATCGATCTCCCAGCCGTGAAATTCACTATCTAATTTTGGGAAATGATCCTGGAATTCTTGGAAAAAAATTCCTTCTCCCGTTCCTGGATCCAAAATTCTAATTTTTTTTCCTTCTAAGACTGCTTTGGTTTCGGAAACCCATTCCAACATAGGACCCACCAAAGCAGAAGGCGTGAAGAATTGTCCTAAAGCTTTCTCTTTGGCTTTAGTATCCGGATTTTCTAGAGGAGGATCAACTTTGTCTTCGCATGGAATGATCATGAAAGAAATTTTCGCCTATATAACGTTGATATGACGACGAATCTACATGACAACCTTACAATTGTTAGAGGTTTTTAGAAAAAAGTATCGTACACCGAAATATCAGTTCGGTATACTCTAAAAACTGTATACTAAGAAGATTTTGTATTATTGTGTCTTGGAGGAAAGTTTTTCGGCTAAAATCCGCTCGATTTCATCGAGATGATATTCTTTTGCCAGATCTAGTACCGTCTTACCTTGGTTATCCGCAAGAGTAAGATCAGATCCGAGTTGGATCAATTTCTGAGCTGCAGAAACATTTTTCCTTTGGATAGCTTCCATGAGAGGAGTTTTTCCTTCTGCGTCTCTATGATTTAGATTTGTTCCAGCCTTAGCTAAAACATCCAAAATTTTCAGGTCTGTTTGTTTGGGCTCTGTAGCATAATGAAATGCATTTCTTGCGCCTATCTGATGAGTTCCATTCGGTGTATGGGAATCCTTCAATCTGCTAGTGAACACAGCTTTAGAACCATTCGCCAACAAATATTCTACAATCGCCAAATTAGAAGG encodes:
- the nuoK gene encoding NADH-quinone oxidoreductase subunit NuoK, with the protein product MNPGILKPTLAGIPVEYLLILACIIFSIGVAGVLFRRSAVVIFMSIELMLNSVNLVFVVFSKSLHQVQGEVVVFFVMAIAAVEAAIGLALVVAIHRKKKTSFVDEMNLMKW
- a CDS encoding NADH-quinone oxidoreductase subunit J family protein, producing MVGIFDNPQLLLFFIFSGVLVAGALGVVFHPNPISSAVLLVLSFFALAGIYAVIGSVFVATMQVLVYAGAIMVLVVFVLMLLSLHDEGIAKLWNHPIKKVLVLSVVVLLAVVLIHSVREGIPNTDSSPTGYSESGSYEYTLSKSAEGKAGVIAEGNTAVVGSSMFLDYLLPFEIVSILLLAAVLGAVILGKKNLGKKTEEGEP
- the nuoH gene encoding NADH-quinone oxidoreductase subunit NuoH, translated to MDWNIVLLWLLKSALFFLVFITACAYYTLAERKVAGFIQDRKGPNRAGPLGLLQPLADGIKFLTKEEIFPQNVNRVMYLIAPAISMTCAIMAWAVVPLGGTVMLPEWLAKEIGSPYLDLQIANPDTGILFLFAISSLSVYGIILAGWSSNNKYSLIGGIRATAQMISYELPLGLSVAAIVILTGSLKLTDINDAQVGLWNIFKLPGFIAFSVFVVAMFAETNRLPFDLAEAESELVVGFHTEYGAFKFALFFIAEYMNMITMSCVVTILFFGGYHLPFGLLSGSIWQAWAGLGFFTVKVLFFAFLFMWVRWTLPRFRYDQLMTIGWKKMIPWAVANILIASVYVGLDGFWKW
- the nuoF gene encoding NADH-quinone oxidoreductase subunit NuoF; this encodes MAEMKILTKFIDDPRSNELEFYESVHGYDGMKKALSIAPEEIIEIVKKSGLRGRGGAGFPTGLKWSFIPKDIPKPKYLICNADEGEPGTFKDRKLIENLPHQIIEGMVIGAKAIGANKGFFYIRGEFNKGIDSMQKAIDEAYAKGYLGKNILGSGFDFDLVLYAGAGAYICGEETALINSLEGRRGHPRLKPPFPAVSGLYRCPTVVNNVETFSTVPHILDKGADWYSKIGTEKSPGTRLFSVSGHVKRPGVYEIELGTPLLELVNDLCGGMLDDVPLKAVIPGGSSVPILTAEECKTANMDFESMAAHKTMLGSGAVIVIGEGTDLVETTYRFARFYAHESCGQCTPCREGTHWVRDLLHKIREGEGTSADLDLILSLARNMEGGTTICPLSDACVGAVRPTILKFKHEFEARLKDKAGKEEQIPAQTGV
- the nuoE gene encoding complex I 24 kDa subunit family protein, with product MSYQFSSQSVARLDKLLEMFPDKRSVILPGLYLLQKERGFVDREGMEALADKIGSPISLAQVYGVATFYTLYNKKPVGKYHIQICGTSSCYMRGNDKLEKHICSRLGIELGETTPDKKFTLEEVECLGACGYAPMVQINDAYYENLTFEKMDEILKDLT
- a CDS encoding NADH-quinone oxidoreductase subunit D, giving the protein MYEKTAEHFSLKQKKLPEGHLLVNLGPSHPSTHGILQNVIQLDGERVVDAESVIGYVHRSFEKLGERYTYNQFLVCTDRMNYVSTPLNNIGWILAVEKMLQIEVPDKVTYVRMIVSELSRVMDHIICNGILGVDLGAFSGMLHLFHHRENIYQVLEKLTGARLTTTFCRVGGLEKDIYPEFEKDVKTIIKGLRPAIEEFQSLLVNNRIFMDRTEGVGGISAEDAISYGYSGPNLRAAGVPWDIRKDDPYMFYDKVDFDIPVGEDGSVLHRTLVRMEEMRQSLRIVEQLINGLPTGAHHADIPHIYLPDKSKVYKNMEELIYHFKLIMHGIKVPKGEYYMATEAANGELGFYIVSEGEKSPWRVHVRRPCFWFYQSFPELVKGSLLADTVATMSSMNVIAGELDC
- a CDS encoding NADH-quinone oxidoreductase subunit C, with translation MKETIQSFLKDKFPHFISKEEEILTNLPTFFLKPEGIATVLSALKTAPGIELNYLNDLTAIDWLGKKTPRFEVCYLLRSGNKSSTRVQFRVALEEDEQVPSIISIFKGANWPEREVYDLFGIRFAGHPRMDRLIMPDNFQGHPLRKDYPLEGFGQDYLVEDLLTIHLKEDMEA
- a CDS encoding NADH-quinone oxidoreductase subunit B, translating into MGLNEQLAQPGSSYGDSFQIATVDSVINWGRSYSLWPYPFATACCGIEYMSTACADYDIARFGAERPSFSPRQADMILVLGTITYKMAPVLREIYDQLAEPKFVISYGACASSGGMFHAYSVLQGIDRILPVDLYVPGCPPRPEALLDAVIKLQEKVKTQGLEARRQEVMDKIREMNERNKPLVVQ
- a CDS encoding NADH-quinone oxidoreductase subunit A — encoded protein: MGSSPDHLGPLLIQFLLGVGFSALILGLAFLLNPKKKSKPHDTFECGVPYYGDAKGLFNIKFYLVAVLFILFDIEAIFLFPYAVNLKSFKEAGLGNFLLIEMFVFIFTLVVGLYYIRKKGALEWD
- a CDS encoding MaoC family dehydratase, encoding MAKLVLSSFAELQAYEGKELGVSDAHEITQAQIDTFANATLDHQWIHTDPARAAKESPFGTTIAHGYLTLSMAPYLLSQILELRNIKMGINYGMEKLRFLDPVKVGSKLKLRAELVELKDLRGTARMTLKLSFEVEGAAKPAAIGEVIYLYQFA
- a CDS encoding MarR family winged helix-turn-helix transcriptional regulator; this translates as MNPRTIIYLISRIRDEFHRRLNSELKDKGLGQLTTTHADILFALAMSKRVPMQDIARMIDRDKSTLTALVDKLQDLGYVERVRDTQDQRVVNLQLTRKAYSIRPVMLGISRSLLAGLYKGFTEPEKKDLVRLLDKLYKNLK
- a CDS encoding HsdM family class I SAM-dependent methyltransferase, with the protein product MIIPCEDKVDPPLENPDTKAKEKALGQFFTPSALVGPMLEWVSETKAVLEGKKIRILDPGTGEGIFFQEFQDHFPKLDSEFHGWEIDPILHEKCIQNLEKAGISKNRFHLVLGDFLQNEKKENYDIILCNPPYLRLSHSKHGKKLIRQFAEDINEEIPGTANLYVFFLLRILRLLGPEGRASILVPYEFLNAGYGVPIKKAIIQSGYLRRILILDSSWSLFTGAVTSSCILFLENSRTNEEGFFWSRTSSFIKGESIELSEMVWRKIRPDAEAKWTRLLSDDSEPVQNIKNDDKNSPNNNYVTMSEDNRQGWVPIKEFGSFRRGIATGDNGYFLLSDKDASNLSIPRNYLRSSIPKAQYALSPFFTGDDWNTLKSQGAKVWLLDAKEVPNNDEQKGINKYLEEGIKRGVPKRFLPSKRKPWHSQENRGPCRILATSFHREEVRFVFNQSPAVHLTCFHGFSAKPEYAHFEEYLFAYLITPYVRKELESRTREYAQGLRKVEPGDLNSLLVPDFRKLKEAEKEKIGKLLHNYRNMIRPWTPGRRQKGEKGIRNPEEEAILKSIETEFLTGL